The genomic window TCAGCCATCAAAGCCGATGCCATCCAGATCTTCACGGCTAATCAGAACCAGTGGTCTCCGAAGCAGCCGATGGAGGAGAACACTGCGGCCTTCCGTGCGAACATGAAGAGCGAGCGTCCAGAGGTGTGCGTTACTCACGACTCGTATCTCATCAATCTTGGCTCACCTGAACCCAAAAAGCTGAACATGTCCCGCAAGGCCTTTCTGGAGGAGATTGACCGCTGCGACGCCTGCGCAATCCCATACCTGATTTTTCACCCCGGTTCACATCTGAAAACGGGGGAGGAGGAGTGTCTCGCACGCATCGCGCAAAGTATCGACTACTGTCTCGACAAGCGGCCGGAATCGAAAGTGGATTTGCTTATCGAAAACACCGCAGGGCAAGGATCAAACGTCGGTTACCGCTTTGAACACCTGTGTTCTATCATAGACTGGGTCAAGCGGCCGGAGCGGATGGGAGTCTGTTTTGATACGCAGCACGGCTTCGCTTCCGGGTATGATATCCGGGATGAGAAGAGGTGGAATGCGACATTCAAGGAATTTGATCAGGTGGTCGGTCTGGAGTGGCTCAAGTCGTTCCACATAAATGATTCAAAGAAGGAACTGGGATCACGGGTGGACCGGCACGAGAAGATCGGACAAGGTTTATTGACAATGGAAACGTTCTGGTGTCTCGTCAATGACGAGCGATTCTCTCATCTGCCGATGGTGCTGGAAACACCGGTAGAAAACGAGATGGAGTACGCTGATGAGCTGGTAATTTTGCGAAATCTTATGGGTGTACCAAAACCTAATTAGGAGATCTATTGTGGCGAAGGGAAACAAGTACGATTTAATTGTTATTGGTGGCGGGCCGGGCGGTTATGTAGCTGCTATCCACGGGGCACAGTTTGGGAAAAACGTAGCTGTGGTGGAGCGGGATACGCTGGGCGGTGTCTGCCTCAACTGGGGCTGCATTCCGACGAAATCGCTGTTACACGACGCCGAGGTGCTCCATCTGGTGAAGAACGCCGGCAAGTACGGTATCGAGATCGGTGACTACAAGGTGGATTTCAGCGCCGTGGTCAAGCGGAGCCGCAAGGTCGCCAAGCGCCTCTCCAAGGGGATTGAGTACCTGATGAAGAAGAACAGGATTACCCATTTGAAAGGGGCGGCCACGATTCAGTCGTCTCACGATGTAGAAGTGACTTCCGAAGACGGCAGCAGGGTACTGGAAGCGGAAAACATCATTATCGCCGTGGGAGGGCGTAACCGGGAGATTCCTGGCCTGGAGACTGACGGCAAGCGGGTGATTTCGTACCGCGAAGCGATGACATTAGAGGAACCGCCAAAAAAAATGATCATCATTGGAGCCGGTGCTATCGGTGTGGAATTCGCCACCCTGTACCACGAGTACGGAACGGAAATACACCTGGTAGAGATGCTGCCGCAAATCCTTCCCCTGGAAGATGGAGAAATATCTGAAGCACTAAAGTCATACCTGAAGAAACGTGGAATGAATCTTCGCACGTCCGCGAAAGTGGAAAAGATTGATGCTCTCAAGACGAAGGTGAAGGTTCATCTCGCCGCAGGAGAAGAGAAAGAGGTGTTGGAAGCGGATCTGGCGCTGGTGGCGGTGGGCATCCAGGGGAATGTTGAGGATTTGGGGTTGGATTCCGCGGGTGTGCAGCTGGAGAACGGCTGGATCAAAACTGATCAGTTCTGTCAAACTACTGTTGAAGGCGTTTACGCCGTCGGTGATGTAACCGGTCCGCCGTGGTTGGCGCACGTGGCGTCTGCCCAGGGCCGTATCGCGGCGGCTCATCTCAGTGGCCGAAATCCAACGCCCCTTGACTACACCAGCATCCCGGCGTGCACTTACACCCGGCCGCAGGTGGCATCCATCGGCTTGACGGAAGAAGCGGCGCAGGAGGCCGGTCACGAGCTGAAGGTTGGCCGCTTTCCCATGCGTGCCAGCGGCAAAGCGTTGGCACAGGATGACACCGACGGCTTCATCAAGATCCTCTTCGACGCCCAGTACGGTGAACTGCTGGGTTGTCACATCATTGGACCGGAGGCGACGGAACTGATCGCCGAAGTGGCGGCGGCCAAGATGCTGGAGTCTACCTACAAAGAGATCGTGGAAACAGTACACGCTCACCCCACCATCGCTGAGGCAATCATGGAAGCAGCAGCTGATGCTTATGGGGAGGCGATTCATATTTAAGCTGGAGTAATGGAAAGATGGAGTTGTGTGACGGTCATAGAAGATGAGGACGTTAGGAGTAAAATGTTAGATGTGAGATGGCATCAACCACTGGCGCGAGATCTGGTTCCGCCCTATTCCGCTTCTCGTCTTAAGCAGCTGGAAGTTCAACGGTTAGGGAGAAGACTCTATAGCGAGGTGTGGGAGTACCAGAAAAATCTGATGGAGCAGCGAAAAAAAGGACGTATCCTGGACACACTAATCTTAGTAGAACATGAACCGGTCTACACGTTGGGTAAGAACGGTGACGAGAACCACCTGTTGCAGTCCCGCCGGCGCGAAATCCCGGTGTTCCGTACCGAACGCGGTGGGGATGTGACTTACCACGGCCCGGGGCAGTTGGTGGGCTATCCTATTCTCGATCTCCACGACCACCGTATGAGTGTCAGCTGGTACATGCGCTCGCTGGAGGAGGTGCTCATCAGCACGCTGGCTGACTTTGATATCACGGCGGAACGTCAGGGAGGTGTGACGGGCATATGGGTGGGTGATCAAAAAATTGCATCACTCGGTGTACGGTTGTCGCAATGGGTCTCGATGCACGGCTTTGCTTTCAATGTCAATACCGATCTCAGCTACTTCGACGGCATTATCCCGTGCGGGATCTTTGAAAGTGGCGTTACTTCCATGGAGAAAGTACTTGATGCCAAACAGTCATTGAATGCTGTAGAGAGGGTGGTGGAGAATCAGTTCAGAGCGATCTTCGGTTTCGAACGGAAAGTGAAAACAGGAGAGTAGAGACGGTGCCCAGATTTCACGGCTTTACAAAGAAACAGTTACTCGATGTATACCGCAACATGGCTCTATCGCGCAGACTGGACGAGAAGATTCTCATCCTTTTGCGGCAAGGGAAGAGTGCTTTTCACACCGGCGGTTCCGGGCATGAAGCGGCACAGCTGGCGGCGGCGCAGGTGATTCGCCGCGGTGAAGACTGGCCGTTTCCCTATTATCGTGATATGGCGTTCACCATTGGACTGGGAATCACTGGTCGGGAACAGCTTCTCTCGTCTATTTCCAGAGCGGAGGATCCCTATTCCGCGGGCAGGCAGATGCCGACCCACTTCAGCAGTAGAGAACTCAACATAATCACGCAATCGAGCGTCACCGGTACCCAGTATCTGCAAGCGGTTGGCTGCGCCATGGCACTGGTGAAAGGGGGAGAAAAAGGGGTAGTCTACGTCTCGTCGGGTGAAGGGACCACAAGCCAGGGTGATTTTCATGAAGCGCTTAACTGGGCGAGCCGGGAAAAGCTCCCGGTAATATTCCATATTGAGGACAATAAGTATGCTATTTCGGTGCACGTTTCGGAGCAGACATCGGGAGGGTCAGCATACGGCATAGTGGCGGGATACAAAAATCTTGCCCGTTTCCAGGTTGACGGCACAGACTTTTTCGAGGCTCACATGGCATTCCGCAAAGCTGCTGACAGGGCCCGGAAAGGGAAAGGTCCCAGCGTTGTCGTCTCGGACGTTGTCCGTCTACTGCCTCACTCTTCTTCCGATGACCAGAAGAAGTACAGAGATAAAGAAGAATTGGAAGCCGATAGAAAGAGAGATCCAATTAGCCGGTTCTCTGATGCCTGTGCTGAAGGTGGTGTCATATCCCGTAAGGAATTCGAGAAGATCGATGCGGAAGTCAGACAGTCGGTAGAAGAAGATGCGGAATGGGCCGAGGCGAGACCACTTCCTTCCCCGGAGACTGCCACCAGATATGTCTACAGTGAAGATGATGAAACAACCGCGCTGGAAGAATCTGAGCCCAGCTATATTTCAGATCGAATCGTTCCGGTGGATGCTGTCAACCATGCGCTTCATGAGGAGATGGCCAGGAATAAAAAGATGGTGATCTACGGTGAGGATGTGGCAGATTTGAAGGGCGGTGTCTTTACAGCGACAAAGGGTCTCACGGCAGAATTCGGTAAGGAGCGGGTATACAATTCACCGCTTGCTGAGTCATCTATCATAGGAACGGCAATTGGGATGGCGTGCGTCGGCTGGAAACCGGTAGTGGAAATTCAGTTCAGCGATTTCATTTGGACGGCTATGATGCAGATCCGCAATGAAATGGCAACGATTCGTTACCGGTCGAATAATGAGTGGAGTTGTCCCATTGTGATCCGGGTCCCTGTGGGTGGATATGTCCATGGCGGCATATTTCACAGTCAATCGATTGACGGCTATTTTTTACATCTTCCTGGTATACGGATTGCTTATCCTTCCAATAGTGCCGATGCCAAGGGACTTCTGAAGACGGCGTGCCGTATGGACGATCCTGTTATATTCATGGAACACAAGAGTCTCTACCGTTTTGTTCCCGCCGCCACGCCGGAGCCGGATGAGGATTACCTGCTGCCGTTTGGCAAGGCGAGGACTGTAAAGGAAGGATCTGATCTCACCATTATCACTTACGGCATGATGGTTTACAAGAGTCTCGAAGCGGCCAGATCGCTTGAATCGTCCATGGGCGTCTCTATCGAAATCATTGACTTGCGCACGCTCAACCCCCTCGACTACGATTCTATAGAGCGTTCGCTGCATAAGACTAGCAAGGCGCTGGTTGTCTATGAGGATAACATTACAAACGGTGCCGGGGCGGAGATATCAGCCATTATTGCCGATCGATATTTTGAGCTTCTGGACGGACCGGTAAAGCGGGTGGCAGCCAAGGACTGCCCCGTCGGGTTCAGCGCCGTTATTGAGGATGTAGTCTTACCGCAGGCGGAAGATGTGGCGCAAGCAGCGCAGGAATTGATAGAATATTGAGATTGTGGAGAAGTTGTGCTTGTTGATGTTATAATGCCGAAACTTGGTGAATCGATCACTGAGGGGACCATCATCGAGTGGCGCAAACAACT from Candidatus Neomarinimicrobiota bacterium includes these protein-coding regions:
- the nfo gene encoding deoxyribonuclease IV, giving the protein MGLLGAHVSVAGGVENAPGRGSAIKADAIQIFTANQNQWSPKQPMEENTAAFRANMKSERPEVCVTHDSYLINLGSPEPKKLNMSRKAFLEEIDRCDACAIPYLIFHPGSHLKTGEEECLARIAQSIDYCLDKRPESKVDLLIENTAGQGSNVGYRFEHLCSIIDWVKRPERMGVCFDTQHGFASGYDIRDEKRWNATFKEFDQVVGLEWLKSFHINDSKKELGSRVDRHEKIGQGLLTMETFWCLVNDERFSHLPMVLETPVENEMEYADELVILRNLMGVPKPN
- the lpdA gene encoding dihydrolipoyl dehydrogenase; this encodes MAKGNKYDLIVIGGGPGGYVAAIHGAQFGKNVAVVERDTLGGVCLNWGCIPTKSLLHDAEVLHLVKNAGKYGIEIGDYKVDFSAVVKRSRKVAKRLSKGIEYLMKKNRITHLKGAATIQSSHDVEVTSEDGSRVLEAENIIIAVGGRNREIPGLETDGKRVISYREAMTLEEPPKKMIIIGAGAIGVEFATLYHEYGTEIHLVEMLPQILPLEDGEISEALKSYLKKRGMNLRTSAKVEKIDALKTKVKVHLAAGEEKEVLEADLALVAVGIQGNVEDLGLDSAGVQLENGWIKTDQFCQTTVEGVYAVGDVTGPPWLAHVASAQGRIAAAHLSGRNPTPLDYTSIPACTYTRPQVASIGLTEEAAQEAGHELKVGRFPMRASGKALAQDDTDGFIKILFDAQYGELLGCHIIGPEATELIAEVAAAKMLESTYKEIVETVHAHPTIAEAIMEAAADAYGEAIHI
- the lipB gene encoding lipoyl(octanoyl) transferase LipB codes for the protein MTVIEDEDVRSKMLDVRWHQPLARDLVPPYSASRLKQLEVQRLGRRLYSEVWEYQKNLMEQRKKGRILDTLILVEHEPVYTLGKNGDENHLLQSRRREIPVFRTERGGDVTYHGPGQLVGYPILDLHDHRMSVSWYMRSLEEVLISTLADFDITAERQGGVTGIWVGDQKIASLGVRLSQWVSMHGFAFNVNTDLSYFDGIIPCGIFESGVTSMEKVLDAKQSLNAVERVVENQFRAIFGFERKVKTGE
- a CDS encoding thiamine pyrophosphate-dependent enzyme → MPRFHGFTKKQLLDVYRNMALSRRLDEKILILLRQGKSAFHTGGSGHEAAQLAAAQVIRRGEDWPFPYYRDMAFTIGLGITGREQLLSSISRAEDPYSAGRQMPTHFSSRELNIITQSSVTGTQYLQAVGCAMALVKGGEKGVVYVSSGEGTTSQGDFHEALNWASREKLPVIFHIEDNKYAISVHVSEQTSGGSAYGIVAGYKNLARFQVDGTDFFEAHMAFRKAADRARKGKGPSVVVSDVVRLLPHSSSDDQKKYRDKEELEADRKRDPISRFSDACAEGGVISRKEFEKIDAEVRQSVEEDAEWAEARPLPSPETATRYVYSEDDETTALEESEPSYISDRIVPVDAVNHALHEEMARNKKMVIYGEDVADLKGGVFTATKGLTAEFGKERVYNSPLAESSIIGTAIGMACVGWKPVVEIQFSDFIWTAMMQIRNEMATIRYRSNNEWSCPIVIRVPVGGYVHGGIFHSQSIDGYFLHLPGIRIAYPSNSADAKGLLKTACRMDDPVIFMEHKSLYRFVPAATPEPDEDYLLPFGKARTVKEGSDLTIITYGMMVYKSLEAARSLESSMGVSIEIIDLRTLNPLDYDSIERSLHKTSKALVVYEDNITNGAGAEISAIIADRYFELLDGPVKRVAAKDCPVGFSAVIEDVVLPQAEDVAQAAQELIEY